In Actinoplanes derwentensis, the following proteins share a genomic window:
- a CDS encoding DNA translocase FtsK — MAGRTPPAGRSRAASTTRGAAVNRAQQPAARKSTGKAAARKPAAKRPAARRATPQAVNPSITRGIGSLWLGLAGSVGWLARGAGRQAATARNIAPEHRRDGAGLFLLGLSILIAVAVWAGSAGPVGVWVADMVRLFLGSLAVLLPLLLFYGSIRLMREPVDPEHRGRTMVGWTAIIVATAALLHISGPDSAAANPTVDQSGGLLGFGIGGLLERAVSAWVAVPLLLLLFAFGLLVITATPINKIPERVSQLLDLVSGRSGQHTTRPVPEPGDAEDEGEPVGETAKPRRPARRRQAALVEPAPLDQEPPDDFDEELILHDTIALPKLPNVPKTRRKPAPEHSPMPPSRAEQLEISAVKGDYRLPPANILATGPPAKARSRANDEIMAALTGVFEQFNVDAVVTGFTRGPTVTRYEVEIGPGTKVERITQLSRNIAYAVKSPDVRILSPIPGKSAVGVEIPNTDPENVSLGDVLRSRAAAADHHPMLVALGKDIEGGFVVANLAKMPHILIAGATGAGKSSCLNSLLVSLLTRSTPDEVRLLLVDPKRVEMTAYEGIPHLVTPIITNPKKAADALEWVVREMDMRYDDLAANGVRHLDDFNRKVRSGEITAPPGSERVMKPYPYLLVIIDELADLMMVAPRDVEDSVVRITQLARAAGIHLVLATQRPSVDVVTGLIKANVPSRLAFATSSLADSRVILDQPGAEKLLGRGDGLFLPMGASKPTRIQGAWVDESEIAAVVEFCKEQREPEFRPDVTEVPQSKKREIDEEIGDDLQLLISAIELVVTSQFGSTSMLQRKLRVGFAKAGRLMDLMETRGIVGPSEGSKARDVLIKPDELEETLADLKVD, encoded by the coding sequence ATGGCGGGCCGAACTCCTCCGGCGGGCCGGAGCCGCGCCGCGTCCACTACCAGGGGCGCGGCGGTCAACCGTGCCCAACAGCCGGCAGCTCGCAAGAGCACCGGCAAAGCCGCCGCGCGCAAACCCGCGGCCAAGCGCCCGGCCGCGCGCCGGGCGACACCACAGGCGGTCAATCCCAGCATCACCCGCGGCATCGGCAGTCTCTGGCTGGGCCTGGCCGGCAGCGTCGGCTGGCTGGCCCGGGGTGCCGGCCGGCAGGCGGCCACCGCCCGCAACATCGCGCCCGAGCACCGTCGCGACGGTGCCGGCCTCTTCCTGCTCGGCCTGTCCATCCTGATCGCGGTCGCGGTCTGGGCGGGCAGCGCCGGACCGGTCGGTGTCTGGGTGGCCGACATGGTGCGGCTGTTCCTCGGCAGTCTCGCGGTGCTTCTGCCGCTGCTGCTGTTCTACGGCTCGATCCGGCTGATGCGGGAGCCGGTCGACCCGGAGCACCGCGGGCGCACCATGGTCGGCTGGACCGCGATCATCGTGGCCACCGCGGCCCTGTTGCACATCTCCGGCCCCGATTCGGCGGCCGCCAACCCGACCGTCGACCAGTCCGGTGGCCTGCTCGGATTCGGGATCGGTGGACTGCTGGAGCGGGCGGTGAGCGCCTGGGTGGCCGTACCGCTGCTGCTGTTGCTCTTCGCCTTCGGTCTTCTGGTGATCACCGCCACGCCGATCAACAAGATTCCGGAGCGGGTGTCCCAGCTGCTCGATCTGGTCTCCGGCCGGTCCGGTCAGCACACCACCCGCCCGGTGCCCGAGCCCGGCGACGCCGAGGACGAGGGCGAGCCGGTGGGCGAGACGGCGAAACCGCGCCGCCCGGCCCGGCGCCGGCAGGCCGCGCTGGTCGAGCCGGCCCCGCTCGACCAGGAGCCGCCGGACGACTTCGACGAAGAGCTGATACTGCACGACACCATCGCTCTGCCGAAGCTGCCGAACGTGCCGAAGACCCGGCGCAAGCCGGCGCCCGAGCACTCACCGATGCCGCCCAGCCGGGCTGAGCAGCTGGAGATCTCGGCGGTCAAGGGCGACTACCGCCTGCCGCCGGCGAACATCCTCGCCACCGGTCCGCCGGCGAAAGCCCGCAGCCGCGCCAACGACGAGATCATGGCGGCGCTGACCGGGGTGTTCGAGCAGTTCAACGTCGACGCGGTGGTCACCGGTTTCACCCGTGGCCCGACGGTCACCCGTTACGAGGTGGAGATCGGCCCGGGCACCAAGGTCGAGCGGATCACCCAGCTGTCCCGCAACATCGCCTACGCGGTGAAGTCGCCGGACGTGCGGATCCTCAGCCCGATCCCGGGCAAGAGCGCGGTCGGTGTGGAGATCCCGAACACCGACCCGGAGAACGTGTCGCTCGGTGACGTGCTGCGCTCCCGGGCCGCCGCCGCTGACCACCACCCGATGCTGGTGGCGCTCGGCAAGGACATCGAGGGCGGGTTCGTCGTCGCCAACCTGGCGAAGATGCCGCACATCCTGATCGCCGGCGCCACCGGTGCGGGCAAGAGCTCCTGCCTCAACTCGCTGCTGGTGTCGCTGCTGACCAGGTCGACCCCCGATGAGGTGCGGCTGCTCCTGGTCGACCCCAAGCGGGTGGAGATGACCGCCTACGAGGGGATCCCGCACCTCGTCACGCCGATCATCACGAACCCGAAGAAGGCCGCGGACGCCCTGGAGTGGGTGGTCCGGGAGATGGACATGCGGTACGACGACCTCGCCGCCAACGGGGTCCGGCATCTCGACGACTTCAACCGCAAGGTGCGCAGTGGCGAGATCACCGCGCCGCCGGGCAGCGAGCGGGTGATGAAGCCGTACCCGTACCTGCTGGTGATCATCGACGAGCTGGCCGACCTGATGATGGTCGCGCCCCGCGACGTGGAGGACTCGGTCGTCCGGATCACCCAGCTGGCCCGGGCCGCCGGCATCCACCTGGTGCTGGCGACCCAGCGCCCGTCGGTCGACGTGGTGACCGGCCTGATCAAGGCGAACGTGCCGTCCCGGCTGGCTTTCGCCACGTCGTCGCTGGCCGACTCCCGGGTCATCCTGGACCAGCCGGGCGCGGAGAAACTGCTCGGCCGTGGGGACGGGCTCTTCCTGCCGATGGGCGCCTCCAAGCCGACCCGGATCCAGGGCGCCTGGGTCGACGAGTCGGAGATCGCGGCGGTCGTGGAGTTCTGCAAGGAGCAGCGCGAACCGGAGTTCCGTCCGGACGTCACCGAGGTGCCGCAGAGCAAGAAGCGGGAGATCGACGAGGAGATCGGCGACGACCTCCAGCTGCTGATCTCGGCCATCGAGCTGGTGGTGACCAGCCAGTTCGGGTCGACGTCGATGCTGCAGCGCAAGCTGCGGGTCGGGTTCGCCAAGGCCGGCCGGCTGATGGACCTGATGGAGACCCGTGGCATCGTCGGGCCGTCCGAGGGCTCCAAGGCGCGCGACGTGCTGATCAAGCCGGACGAGCTGGAGGAGACCCTCGCCGACCTCAAGGTCGACTGA
- a CDS encoding DUF3291 domain-containing protein — MTDFHLAQMNVATLVAPEGDPLVAEFTAGVDEMNALADRSPGFVWRLKEEDVDLEALGIQAAPPEQIATMSVWVSLEALRGYVYQSGHLDYLRRRREWFVPGRSAMVLWWVEAGRVPTLRDGLQRLTLLGVEGPGPRAFTFRRTFPAPELSRP, encoded by the coding sequence ATGACGGACTTTCACCTGGCGCAGATGAACGTCGCCACGCTCGTGGCCCCCGAGGGGGATCCCCTGGTCGCCGAGTTCACCGCCGGCGTCGATGAGATGAACGCACTGGCCGACCGTTCACCGGGCTTCGTCTGGCGGCTGAAGGAGGAGGACGTCGACCTCGAAGCGCTCGGCATCCAGGCGGCGCCACCGGAGCAGATCGCCACGATGTCGGTCTGGGTGTCCCTGGAGGCCCTGCGGGGTTACGTCTACCAGTCCGGCCATCTGGACTACCTGCGCCGCCGCCGGGAGTGGTTCGTGCCCGGCCGGTCCGCCATGGTCCTGTGGTGGGTGGAGGCCGGCCGCGTCCCGACGCTGCGGGACGGCCTGCAACGCCTGACCCTGCTCGGAGTGGAGGGGCCGGGGCCGCGGGCGTTCACCTTCCGCCGCACCTTCCCGGCCCCGGAGCTCAGTCGACCTTGA
- a CDS encoding helix-turn-helix transcriptional regulator has translation MTTSENLDDLAAVATLADGVRRAAYHRVADAGGDPVGRDEVAETLGVGRTLAAFHLDKLVDAGLLEVSYQRRSGRTGPGAGRPAKMYRVSPGEHTVSVPARSYRGAAEMLAETIERTGAEQTLYAVAREQGRTGGSVADLTALGYSPVTEGGRITLRNCPFHQLAEQFPPLICGMNLAMLEGMLEGSEWTARMDPAPGRCCVTLSEYSKNKTD, from the coding sequence GTGACCACCTCGGAGAACCTGGACGATCTCGCCGCCGTGGCGACACTTGCCGACGGTGTGCGGCGGGCCGCCTACCATCGGGTCGCGGACGCGGGCGGCGATCCGGTCGGACGCGACGAGGTGGCCGAGACGCTCGGGGTGGGCCGCACGCTCGCCGCGTTCCATCTGGACAAGCTGGTGGACGCGGGGCTGCTGGAGGTGTCGTACCAGCGCCGGTCCGGCCGCACCGGGCCGGGCGCCGGCCGGCCCGCCAAGATGTACCGGGTCTCCCCCGGCGAGCACACAGTGAGCGTGCCGGCGCGCTCCTACCGGGGTGCCGCCGAGATGCTGGCCGAGACGATCGAGCGCACCGGCGCCGAGCAGACCCTCTACGCGGTGGCCCGGGAGCAGGGCCGGACCGGCGGCTCGGTGGCGGACCTCACCGCACTGGGCTATTCACCGGTCACCGAGGGCGGCCGGATCACGCTGCGCAACTGCCCGTTCCACCAGCTCGCCGAGCAGTTCCCACCGCTGATCTGCGGGATGAACCTGGCGATGCTGGAGGGGATGCTGGAGGGCTCGGAGTGGACGGCCCGGATGGACCCGGCGCCCGGCCGCTGCTGTGTGACCCTCTCTGAATACTCTAAAAACAAAACCGATTGA
- the rimO gene encoding 30S ribosomal protein S12 methylthiotransferase RimO, with amino-acid sequence MSGTPPTRRVALLTLGCARNEVDSEELAARLDADGWEVGTDAEGADVVVVNTCGFVEKAKQDSIDTLLAAADTGAKVVAAGCMAERYGKELADQLPEANAVLGFDDYTDITDRLESVLRGESHASHVPRDRRELLPITPVERHTAKVVVPGHATVDEHTPAHLRKVLRRRLDTGPVASLKLASGCDRRCAFCAIPAFRGAFVSRDPQELLAEAEWLAKTGVRELVLVSENSTSYGKDLGDPRLLEKLLPQLAKVDGIVRVRASYLQPAETRPGLVEAIATTPGVAAYYDLSFQHSSEPVLRRMRRFGSTERFLDLLDSARKLAPAAGARSNFIVGFPGETKQDVDELIRFLTEARLDAIGVFDYSDEDGTEAAGLDGKIKDATIKRRYDRVVALAEELCAQRAEDRLGEMVEVLVDTTDDGEVEGRAEHQAPEVDGSTTLVSSPEEGVDLSMLRPGDLVRARVTGTEGVDLIAVPVEMISAAPVTR; translated from the coding sequence GTGTCTGGAACTCCTCCCACCCGCCGTGTCGCGCTGCTGACGCTGGGCTGTGCCCGTAACGAGGTCGACTCGGAAGAGCTGGCCGCCCGACTCGACGCCGATGGCTGGGAGGTCGGGACCGACGCCGAGGGCGCTGACGTCGTCGTCGTCAACACCTGTGGATTCGTCGAGAAAGCCAAGCAGGACTCGATCGACACCCTCCTCGCCGCCGCCGACACCGGAGCCAAGGTGGTCGCCGCCGGCTGCATGGCCGAGCGCTACGGCAAGGAGCTGGCCGATCAGCTCCCCGAGGCCAACGCGGTGCTCGGCTTCGACGACTACACCGACATCACCGACCGTCTGGAGAGCGTGCTGCGCGGCGAGAGCCACGCCTCGCACGTCCCGCGCGACCGTCGCGAGCTGCTGCCGATCACCCCGGTCGAGCGGCACACCGCCAAGGTCGTGGTGCCAGGCCACGCCACCGTCGACGAGCACACCCCCGCCCACCTGCGCAAAGTGTTGCGCCGCCGGCTCGACACCGGCCCGGTCGCCTCGCTCAAGCTGGCCAGCGGCTGTGACCGGCGGTGCGCGTTCTGCGCGATCCCGGCGTTCCGTGGCGCCTTCGTCTCCCGTGACCCGCAGGAGCTGCTGGCCGAGGCGGAGTGGCTGGCCAAGACCGGCGTCCGTGAGCTGGTGCTGGTCAGCGAGAACAGCACGTCGTACGGCAAGGATCTGGGCGACCCGCGCCTGCTGGAGAAACTGCTGCCGCAGCTGGCCAAGGTCGACGGCATCGTCCGGGTCCGGGCCAGTTACCTGCAGCCCGCCGAGACCCGGCCCGGCCTGGTCGAGGCGATCGCCACCACCCCCGGCGTGGCCGCCTACTACGACCTGTCGTTCCAGCACTCCAGCGAGCCGGTGCTGCGCCGGATGCGCCGGTTCGGCTCCACCGAGCGCTTCCTGGACCTGCTCGACTCGGCCCGCAAGCTGGCGCCCGCCGCCGGGGCCCGGAGCAACTTCATCGTCGGTTTCCCCGGCGAGACCAAGCAGGACGTGGACGAGCTGATCCGCTTCCTCACCGAGGCCCGCCTCGACGCGATCGGTGTCTTCGACTACAGCGACGAGGACGGCACCGAGGCCGCCGGGCTGGACGGCAAGATCAAGGACGCGACCATCAAGCGGCGGTACGACCGGGTCGTCGCGCTCGCCGAGGAGCTCTGCGCGCAGCGCGCCGAGGATCGTCTCGGCGAGATGGTCGAGGTGCTGGTCGACACCACCGACGACGGTGAGGTCGAGGGTCGCGCCGAGCACCAGGCCCCCGAGGTCGACGGCTCAACCACCCTGGTCTCCTCGCCGGAGGAGGGTGTCGACCTGTCGATGCTGCGCCCCGGCGACCTGGTTCGCGCCCGTGTCACCGGCACCGAGGGAGTGGACCTGATCGCGGTGCCGGTGGAGATGATCTCGGCCGCCCCGGTGACCCGGTGA
- the pgsA gene encoding CDP-diacylglycerol--glycerol-3-phosphate 3-phosphatidyltransferase, with amino-acid sequence MTNEPVPVPAPRVVSLYNAANALTVVRIVLIPVFLSMVVTSEMNDPDWRIAACLAFCVASATDFADGWIARRWSLITSFGKVADPIADKALTGTALVLLSAYGPLSWWVTVVILIREWGVTALRFWVIRYGIIPASRGGKLKTGLQTVAIAWYLWPVPEPFHLGGVVLMGAALVVTVVTGADYVMQALRLRRS; translated from the coding sequence GTGACCAACGAGCCGGTGCCGGTTCCGGCGCCGCGCGTGGTGTCGCTCTACAACGCGGCCAACGCCCTGACCGTGGTCCGGATCGTGCTGATCCCGGTCTTCCTGTCGATGGTCGTCACCTCCGAGATGAACGACCCGGACTGGCGGATCGCGGCCTGTCTCGCCTTCTGCGTCGCGTCGGCCACCGACTTCGCGGACGGCTGGATCGCCCGGAGATGGTCACTGATCACCTCGTTCGGCAAGGTCGCCGACCCGATCGCCGACAAGGCCCTGACCGGCACGGCCCTGGTGCTCCTCTCCGCCTACGGCCCGCTGTCCTGGTGGGTGACGGTGGTGATCCTGATCCGCGAGTGGGGTGTCACCGCCCTGCGGTTCTGGGTGATCCGGTACGGCATCATCCCGGCCTCGCGCGGCGGCAAGCTCAAGACCGGACTGCAGACCGTCGCGATCGCCTGGTACCTGTGGCCGGTCCCGGAACCGTTCCACCTCGGCGGCGTGGTGCTGATGGGTGCCGCACTGGTGGTCACCGTGGTCACCGGCGCCGACTACGTGATGCAGGCGCTGCGACTGCGGCGCTCCTGA
- a CDS encoding CinA family protein has product MDVAVAAVAAVRALAGRGETLATAESLTGGLVAATIVAIPGVSAVFRGGLVVYATELKQVLAGVPGVLLDERGPVDPDVAAALAEGARDRCGADWGVSTTGVAGPEPQDGKPVGLVYVAVAGPDRTEVRELRLTGDRAAIRSESVTAVLQLLTDSLRDRPAMV; this is encoded by the coding sequence ATGGACGTCGCGGTGGCCGCCGTGGCGGCGGTGCGCGCGCTCGCCGGCCGGGGCGAGACGCTTGCCACCGCCGAGTCGCTCACCGGCGGTCTGGTGGCCGCGACGATCGTCGCGATCCCCGGGGTGAGTGCCGTCTTCCGGGGCGGGCTGGTCGTCTACGCCACCGAACTCAAACAGGTGCTGGCCGGGGTGCCCGGTGTCCTGCTGGACGAGCGCGGACCGGTCGATCCGGACGTGGCCGCCGCCCTGGCCGAGGGCGCCCGGGACCGCTGCGGCGCCGACTGGGGAGTGTCCACCACCGGGGTCGCCGGCCCGGAGCCGCAGGACGGGAAGCCGGTCGGGCTGGTCTATGTGGCGGTCGCCGGCCCGGACCGGACCGAGGTACGTGAGCTGCGCCTCACCGGAGATCGTGCGGCCATCCGATCCGAAAGTGTGACGGCCGTCCTGCAATTGCTCACCGACTCTCTGCGGGACCGTCCGGCTATGGTCTGA
- a CDS encoding helix-turn-helix domain-containing protein, translated as MVLLRRVIGDALRARRQGQHRTLREVSTAANVSLGYLSEIERGQKEASSELLAAICDALGARLSELLGEVSNTLALAENMEGVLVPLDEKATAGGDVSVAVRRDSPLKATLHATRKPKRDIVYAA; from the coding sequence ATGGTCCTGCTACGCCGTGTTATCGGCGACGCTCTTCGTGCGCGCCGGCAGGGGCAGCACCGCACGCTGCGTGAGGTGTCGACCGCCGCGAACGTCAGCCTGGGCTATCTGTCCGAGATCGAGCGTGGTCAGAAGGAAGCGTCCAGCGAGTTGCTGGCAGCGATCTGCGATGCCCTCGGCGCCCGGCTCTCCGAGTTGCTCGGCGAGGTCAGCAACACGCTGGCCCTGGCGGAGAACATGGAGGGCGTGCTCGTCCCGCTCGACGAGAAGGCGACCGCCGGCGGGGATGTCTCCGTCGCAGTGCGCCGCGACTCGCCGCTGAAGGCCACGCTGCACGCGACCCGTAAGCCGAAGCGGGACATCGTCTACGCCGCCTGA
- a CDS encoding PspA/IM30 family protein, whose translation MANPFVKGWHYMMALFGAKIDEYADPKVQIQQAIEDAQRQHQALVQQAAAVIGNQRQLEMKLSRQMSEVEKLQGMARQALVLADRARASGDEAEAQKYESTAQTLATQLVSGEQSMEDLKTLHDQALGAAGQARKAVENNAMLLQQRIAERSRLLSQLEQAKMQETVAQSLESMSQLAAPGNTPSLDQVRDKIEQRYASAMGRAELASNSVEGRMLEVQKSSLDLAGSSRLEQIRSSMAGEKLGGATAQPAVEQPGTMAADSASVARLDEIRASLNQKRGDTSAAG comes from the coding sequence ATGGCGAATCCGTTCGTCAAGGGCTGGCACTACATGATGGCGCTCTTCGGCGCGAAGATCGATGAGTACGCCGACCCGAAGGTCCAGATCCAGCAGGCCATCGAGGACGCCCAGCGTCAGCATCAGGCTCTCGTGCAGCAGGCCGCCGCCGTCATCGGCAATCAGCGGCAGCTCGAGATGAAGCTGTCCCGGCAGATGTCCGAGGTCGAGAAACTGCAGGGCATGGCCCGTCAGGCTCTAGTGCTCGCCGACCGCGCCCGAGCATCCGGCGATGAGGCCGAAGCCCAGAAGTACGAGTCGACCGCGCAGACGCTGGCCACTCAGCTGGTCTCCGGCGAGCAGTCGATGGAGGACCTGAAGACTCTCCACGACCAGGCTCTCGGTGCGGCCGGTCAGGCCCGCAAGGCCGTCGAGAACAACGCGATGCTCCTCCAGCAGCGCATCGCCGAGCGGTCCCGCCTGCTCAGCCAGCTCGAGCAGGCCAAGATGCAGGAGACCGTCGCGCAGTCGCTGGAGTCGATGTCGCAGCTGGCCGCGCCGGGTAACACCCCGTCGCTGGACCAGGTGCGCGACAAGATCGAGCAGCGGTACGCGAGTGCCATGGGCCGGGCTGAGCTGGCTTCCAACTCGGTCGAGGGCCGGATGCTGGAAGTGCAGAAGTCCAGTCTGGACCTGGCCGGTTCGTCGCGGCTGGAGCAGATCCGGTCGAGCATGGCAGGCGAGAAACTGGGCGGTGCCACGGCGCAGCCCGCCGTCGAGCAGCCCGGCACGATGGCCGCCGACTCGGCAAGCGTCGCCCGTCTCGACGAGATCCGGGCCAGCCTCAACCAGAAGCGCGGCGACACCTCGGCCGCGGGCTGA
- the pspM gene encoding phage shock envelope stress response protein PspM: protein MDERAKYFRRLKRLRGSARRWSVLGGGLTAATAVLTPYAGIGLVDALWAAGAGASAMLAWWRWSDHRELAAAPAPPPSLQQDRLTAALERFPAGQAVVREVRRQHKRYALRGSAIADAWDRLERASTAMTGLAGRLTGSAETTLLEAATAEQWLRDLGQRAASVERAIPFGQTGNRETLVESHAGLADQFIEGVAAYEELVVAAASYVAEDGHPVTDTRHPGYFSLVDATDQLRGIAEALSELRAQDRRTSPGSQPAV from the coding sequence GTGGATGAGCGAGCCAAGTATTTTCGGCGGCTCAAGCGCCTGCGGGGTTCCGCGCGGCGCTGGAGTGTCCTCGGTGGCGGCCTGACCGCGGCTACCGCCGTCCTCACCCCTTACGCGGGTATCGGTCTCGTGGATGCCTTGTGGGCGGCCGGTGCCGGTGCCTCGGCGATGCTGGCCTGGTGGCGCTGGAGCGATCATCGTGAGCTGGCGGCTGCCCCGGCGCCTCCGCCCAGCCTGCAACAGGACCGGCTGACCGCCGCTCTGGAGCGGTTCCCGGCCGGGCAGGCGGTGGTCCGGGAGGTCCGCCGGCAGCACAAGCGCTACGCCCTGCGCGGTTCGGCGATCGCCGACGCGTGGGACCGTCTCGAGCGGGCCTCGACCGCCATGACCGGGCTGGCCGGCCGTCTCACCGGCTCCGCCGAGACCACCCTGCTCGAAGCGGCGACCGCCGAGCAGTGGCTGCGTGACCTGGGCCAGCGGGCGGCGAGTGTGGAGCGGGCCATCCCGTTCGGCCAGACCGGCAACCGGGAGACGCTCGTCGAATCGCACGCCGGGCTGGCCGACCAGTTCATCGAGGGCGTCGCGGCGTACGAGGAACTGGTCGTCGCGGCGGCCAGTTACGTCGCCGAGGACGGGCATCCGGTCACCGACACCCGTCACCCCGGTTACTTCAGCCTGGTCGACGCCACCGACCAACTCCGCGGCATTGCCGAGGCCCTGTCCGAACTCCGTGCCCAGGACCGCCGCACCTCACCCGGCAGCCAGCCCGCGGTCTGA
- a CDS encoding DNA-formamidopyrimidine glycosylase family protein produces the protein MPEGDTVWNTARVLEKALTGETLTGSDFRLPRLATTDLTGWTVAESASRGKHLLLRLTKDGRPAHTLHSHLRMEGAWRSYAPGERWTGRPAHLIRVVLRTARSVAVGFHLHDVALLPTAGEDTLVGHLGPDLLGADWDPAEAVRRISAKPSASIAEALLDQRNLAGVGNLYKAETLFLRGLWPWTPVADVPDLTATVVLAQKLVANNRGRWTQTTTGSLFKGQTSYVYGRRAQPCRRCATAIRKAEQDERVTYWCPRCQPENRSDRGLAAG, from the coding sequence ATGCCGGAAGGCGACACTGTCTGGAACACGGCCCGCGTGCTGGAGAAGGCCCTGACGGGGGAAACCCTGACCGGCTCCGATTTCCGGCTGCCGCGGCTGGCCACCACCGACCTGACCGGATGGACCGTCGCCGAGTCCGCCAGCCGGGGCAAACATCTGCTGCTGCGCCTGACGAAGGACGGCCGGCCCGCGCACACGCTGCATTCGCACCTGCGGATGGAGGGCGCCTGGCGGTCCTATGCGCCGGGTGAACGCTGGACCGGCAGGCCCGCCCACCTGATCCGGGTGGTCCTGCGCACCGCCCGTTCAGTGGCCGTCGGCTTCCACCTGCACGACGTGGCGCTGCTCCCGACGGCCGGCGAGGACACCCTGGTCGGCCATCTGGGCCCGGATCTGCTCGGCGCCGACTGGGATCCGGCCGAGGCGGTCCGCCGGATCTCCGCGAAACCGTCCGCCAGCATCGCCGAGGCCCTGCTGGACCAGCGCAACCTCGCCGGAGTCGGCAACCTCTACAAGGCGGAGACACTGTTCCTGCGGGGGTTGTGGCCGTGGACCCCGGTCGCCGACGTGCCGGATCTGACCGCCACGGTCGTGCTGGCGCAGAAACTCGTCGCCAACAACCGTGGCCGCTGGACGCAGACCACCACCGGTTCGCTCTTCAAGGGCCAGACCAGCTACGTCTACGGCCGTCGTGCCCAACCGTGCCGTCGCTGTGCCACCGCGATCCGCAAAGCCGAGCAGGATGAGCGTGTCACCTACTGGTGCCCGCGCTGCCAGCCGGAGAACCGGTCAGACCGCGGGCTGGCTGCCGGGTGA
- a CDS encoding N-acetyltransferase: protein MDLDIAPIGDRAALFEELTGNWPEFMTNDPTAGFYYRYLDTHWPDFTLLAVDRGTGRPVAKAHAVPISWTGDIEAGLPEGGWDWVIRTAVHDRLSGTAPAIVSALEIAVRPDLRGSGLSGRMLGAMRDNAAAHGFSDLVAPVRPNGKPLKINDPIDEYAYRTRPDGLPTDPWLRVHVRAGARIVNVAHHSMTITGTLPQWRTWTGLPFDTTGPVEVPGALSPIHCDTTQNHAVYVEPNIWVHHRL from the coding sequence GTGGACCTGGACATCGCCCCGATCGGGGATCGCGCCGCACTGTTCGAGGAACTCACCGGGAACTGGCCCGAGTTCATGACGAACGACCCGACCGCCGGGTTCTACTACCGGTACCTCGACACACATTGGCCCGACTTCACGCTGCTCGCCGTCGACCGGGGCACCGGGCGGCCGGTGGCGAAAGCGCACGCGGTGCCGATCTCGTGGACCGGTGACATCGAGGCCGGCCTGCCCGAAGGCGGCTGGGACTGGGTGATCCGCACGGCCGTCCACGACCGGCTCTCCGGCACGGCACCGGCGATCGTGTCCGCGCTGGAGATCGCCGTCCGCCCCGACCTGCGCGGCAGCGGCCTGTCCGGCCGGATGCTCGGCGCGATGCGCGACAACGCGGCGGCCCACGGCTTCAGCGACCTGGTCGCCCCGGTCCGCCCCAACGGCAAACCCTTGAAGATCAACGATCCGATCGACGAGTACGCCTACCGAACCCGCCCCGACGGCCTGCCCACCGACCCGTGGCTCCGAGTGCACGTCCGGGCCGGTGCCCGAATCGTGAACGTAGCCCACCACAGCATGACCATCACCGGAACCCTGCCTCAGTGGCGAACCTGGACCGGCCTCCCTTTCGACACCACCGGCCCGGTCGAAGTCCCGGGCGCCCTGTCCCCGATCCACTGCGACACGACCCAGAACCACGCGGTCTACGTCGAGCCCAACATCTGGGTACACCACCGCCTCTAA
- a CDS encoding SAM hydrolase/SAM-dependent halogenase family protein yields the protein MPGYGWISFTTDYGTFDGFAAACHGSIARVAPEVRVIDVTHHVPPADVTRGAAVLAQTAPHLPAAVHLAVVDPGVGTARRGIVLTTPNGLLIGPDNGLLIWAAEALGGITAAHVLDNKDWQLGDVSRTFHGRDLFAPAAARLASGAAPEKAGPEADPATLIRLPDPAVTIGDGWIEAEVLTVDRFGNVQLAADAAALSGLGSDLLINGGVRARRGTTFADVNAGELLVFPDSADRVAIAVNNGRAVVLLSVRPGDTVRITAR from the coding sequence ATGCCCGGTTATGGATGGATCAGTTTCACCACCGATTACGGCACGTTTGACGGCTTTGCCGCCGCCTGTCACGGCTCGATCGCCCGCGTGGCGCCCGAGGTCCGGGTGATCGACGTCACTCACCACGTTCCGCCGGCTGACGTCACCCGTGGCGCCGCGGTCCTGGCGCAGACCGCCCCACACCTGCCCGCCGCGGTGCACCTCGCGGTCGTCGACCCGGGAGTCGGCACGGCCCGCCGCGGCATCGTGCTGACCACCCCGAACGGTCTGCTGATCGGCCCCGACAACGGCCTGCTGATCTGGGCGGCCGAGGCGCTCGGCGGCATCACCGCCGCACACGTGCTGGACAACAAGGACTGGCAACTCGGCGACGTGTCCCGGACGTTCCACGGACGCGACCTGTTCGCCCCCGCCGCGGCCCGCCTGGCGTCCGGCGCCGCCCCGGAAAAGGCCGGTCCCGAGGCCGATCCGGCGACCCTGATCCGCCTGCCCGACCCGGCGGTCACCATCGGCGACGGCTGGATCGAGGCCGAGGTGCTCACCGTCGACCGGTTCGGCAACGTGCAACTCGCGGCCGACGCCGCGGCTCTGTCCGGCCTCGGCTCCGACCTGCTGATCAACGGCGGTGTCCGGGCCCGGCGCGGCACCACGTTCGCCGACGTCAACGCAGGCGAACTCCTGGTCTTCCCCGACTCCGCCGACCGCGTCGCCATCGCCGTCAACAATGGCCGCGCCGTCGTCCTCCTGTCCGTCCGCCCCGGCGACACCGTCCGCATCACGGCCCGCTGA